From a single Apium graveolens cultivar Ventura chromosome 2, ASM990537v1, whole genome shotgun sequence genomic region:
- the LOC141709095 gene encoding aconitate hydratase, cytoplasmic-like, which produces MLGAGLVAKKACELGLEVKPWVKTSLAPGSGVVTKYLLQSGLQEYLNQHGFNIIGYGCTTCIGNSGDLHESVTAAITDNDIVAAAVLSGNRNFEGRVHPLTRANYLASPPLVVAYALAGTVCFLTFYFNIICFSPYKI; this is translated from the exons ATGCTTGGAGCTGGTCTTGTTGCAAAGAAGGCCTGTGAGCTAGGATTGGAG GTTAAGCCATGGGTGAAAACCAGTCTTGCACCAGGGTCTGGAGTTGTTACCAAGTACTTGCTTCAAAG TGGCCTGCAAGAGTACTTGAACCAGCACGGCTTCAACATTATTGGGTATGGTTGTACGACATGCATAGGAAACTCTGGGGACCTTCATGAATCAGTTACTGCTGCAATTACAGACAATG ACATTGTAGCTGCAGCTGTTCTTTCCGGAAATAGAAACTTCGAAGGACGTGTTCACCCACTAACAAGAGCCAATTATCTTGCTTCGCCTCCATTAGTTGTGGCTTATGCACTAGCCGGCACAGTATGCTTCCTTACTTTTTACTTTAATATTATTTGTTTTTCCCCATATAAAATCTGA